A genome region from Sphingobium sp. CR2-8 includes the following:
- the secD gene encoding protein translocase subunit SecD: protein MLNFSRWAVFAIILPLAIGVLCAIPSFLPDATVAHLPRFMQTRVNLGLDLSGGSHLLLEASTQDVAKQRLTNMEEQVRTELRRGDPRIAIGDISSRDGKLSFMVREPAQVDAAVERIRPLTQGAGLTGQRDFNVEVVNSSTIVITPTDAGIKSAVKSAMEVATEVIRKRIDEMGTREPTIQQQGNNRIVVQVPGLQDPKALKDLLGQTAKLEFKLVDTTANPSEVAQGRAPVGSEVLKYPNNPSGVPFIAVKRQVMVSGEDLTDATQGYDQSNQAIVNIRFNSSGGRKFGQVTSQNVNRPFAIILDNQVLSAPNINEPILGGSAQVSGSFTVESANQLAIALRSGKLPVALTVVEERTVGPGLGADSIRAGLIASIVAVVAVAAFMFVSYGRFGMYANLAVAINVAVILGVMGILGATLTLPGIAGFVLTIGTAVDANVLIYERIREERRRGRNVVQSIEHGYKEASRTIFEANVTHAIAGGIMLALGSGPVKGFAIVLLIGIATSVFTAVTFTRMVVANWVRRTRPTDIHI from the coding sequence ATGCTGAACTTTTCGCGCTGGGCGGTCTTCGCGATCATCCTGCCTTTGGCGATCGGCGTGCTGTGCGCCATTCCCAGCTTCCTGCCCGACGCGACCGTAGCGCATCTGCCGCGCTTCATGCAGACGCGCGTCAATCTGGGCCTCGACCTGTCGGGCGGCAGCCATCTGCTGCTCGAAGCATCGACGCAGGATGTCGCCAAGCAGCGCCTGACCAATATGGAAGAGCAGGTCCGCACCGAATTGCGCCGGGGTGATCCCAGGATCGCGATCGGTGACATTTCGAGCCGCGACGGGAAGCTCAGCTTCATGGTCCGCGAGCCTGCCCAGGTCGATGCCGCCGTCGAGCGTATCCGCCCGCTGACGCAGGGCGCGGGGCTGACCGGGCAGCGCGATTTCAATGTCGAGGTGGTCAATAGCTCCACCATCGTCATCACGCCGACCGATGCGGGGATCAAGAGCGCGGTCAAGAGCGCGATGGAAGTCGCGACCGAAGTCATCCGCAAGCGCATCGACGAAATGGGTACGCGCGAACCCACGATCCAGCAACAGGGCAACAATCGCATCGTCGTGCAGGTGCCCGGGTTGCAGGACCCCAAGGCGCTGAAGGATCTGCTGGGCCAGACCGCCAAGCTGGAATTCAAGCTGGTCGATACGACCGCCAACCCGTCGGAAGTCGCGCAGGGTCGCGCGCCGGTGGGCAGCGAAGTGCTGAAATACCCCAACAACCCGTCGGGCGTCCCCTTCATCGCGGTCAAGCGTCAGGTGATGGTGTCGGGCGAAGATCTGACCGACGCGACGCAGGGCTATGACCAGAGCAACCAGGCGATCGTCAACATCCGTTTCAACAGCTCGGGCGGTCGCAAATTCGGGCAGGTGACGTCGCAGAACGTCAACCGCCCCTTCGCCATCATTCTGGACAATCAGGTGCTGTCCGCGCCGAACATCAACGAACCGATCCTGGGCGGTAGCGCACAGGTCAGCGGCAGCTTCACCGTGGAAAGCGCCAATCAGCTCGCCATCGCGCTGCGATCGGGCAAACTGCCGGTCGCGCTGACGGTGGTGGAGGAACGCACGGTCGGGCCGGGGCTGGGCGCGGATTCGATCCGGGCGGGCCTGATCGCGTCGATCGTCGCGGTGGTCGCGGTCGCCGCCTTCATGTTCGTCAGCTATGGCCGGTTCGGCATGTATGCGAACCTGGCGGTCGCCATCAACGTGGCGGTCATTCTGGGCGTCATGGGCATATTGGGCGCGACGCTGACGCTGCCGGGCATCGCCGGTTTCGTGCTGACGATCGGTACGGCGGTCGACGCCAACGTGCTGATCTACGAACGTATTCGCGAGGAGCGGCGACGCGGGCGCAATGTCGTCCAGTCGATCGAACATGGCTATAAGGAAGCGAGCCGCACGATTTTCGAGGCGAACGTGACCCACGCCATCGCCGGGGGCATCATGCTCGCGCTCGGCTCCGGTCCGGTCAAGGGCTTCGCCATCGTGCTGCTGATCGGCATCGCGACCAGCGTGTTCACCGCCGTCACCTTCACCCGCATGGTCGTCGCGAACTGGGTGCGCCGCACCCGTCCGACCGACATTCACATTTAA
- a CDS encoding autotransporter outer membrane beta-barrel domain-containing protein, translating to MLPEDVSAFLAGGYIDGSAAPMRSIAPLGRDQFDGWYAAAGVEKAFNDDGVIGLSVAFSQLKGDTAVGDTNRARLYQGTVYGAFNLGGIKLDAVGSAGTLATKARRAFTLGTTPYTLYGSDQELALSGELGLSKALGDDAFSIVPRASIRGAYISGGNIAEYGGDAALVIKRHAIQSAQGRLGATAKINSGGFRPYVTANFVHEFRDQPAFFLANLVGGNGGLAPFALGGSDKNWGELGGGLTLTTGTIDLTLSADTTAWRKDIKYQSYRAAVKFRF from the coding sequence GTGCTGCCCGAAGATGTCAGCGCGTTCCTGGCGGGCGGCTATATCGACGGCAGCGCCGCACCGATGCGCTCGATCGCACCGCTCGGCCGCGACCAGTTCGACGGCTGGTATGCGGCGGCGGGCGTCGAAAAGGCGTTCAACGATGATGGCGTGATCGGCCTGTCGGTCGCCTTCAGCCAGTTGAAGGGCGACACGGCCGTGGGCGACACCAACCGCGCCCGCCTTTATCAGGGCACGGTCTATGGCGCCTTCAACCTGGGCGGGATAAAGCTGGACGCGGTCGGCAGCGCCGGTACGCTCGCCACCAAGGCGCGCCGGGCCTTCACGCTGGGCACCACACCCTACACCCTCTATGGCAGCGATCAGGAACTGGCGCTGTCGGGCGAACTGGGCCTCAGCAAGGCGCTGGGGGATGACGCCTTCAGCATCGTGCCGCGCGCCTCGATCCGCGGCGCCTATATCAGCGGCGGCAATATCGCCGAATATGGCGGCGACGCGGCGCTGGTGATCAAGCGGCATGCGATCCAGAGCGCACAGGGTCGACTGGGCGCGACGGCGAAGATCAATAGCGGCGGTTTCCGCCCCTATGTCACCGCCAACTTCGTCCATGAATTCCGCGATCAGCCAGCCTTCTTCCTGGCCAATCTGGTCGGCGGCAATGGCGGTCTGGCACCCTTCGCGCTGGGCGGGTCGGACAAGAATTGGGGCGAGTTGGGCGGCGGCCTGACCCTGACCACCGGCACGATCGACCTGACCCTGTCGGCCGACACCACGGCCTGGCGCAAGGACATCAAATATCAGAGCTATCGCGCCGCGGTGAAATTCCGCTTCTGA
- a CDS encoding ROK family protein, with the protein MDQSGQLLGGIEAGGTKFLCGVTDMDGNIVSQTRISTTDPVTTLGLVDAFFENVGDRHGPIAALSIGSFGPLSLQPTASDYGAITSTPKKGWQDVPLVRHFENTLDVPIAIDTDVNCAAVGEHLFGSGKGLDTFAYVTVGTGVGVGLFVNSAPHGGANHPEAGHIRLPRAKGDTDFAGICPFHGDCLEGMTSGPALAARWGQPAESLPYDHDGWRIAADYIAGLCATLTYVVRPDRIILGGGVMQSASMHERVRHALIHQLAGYDASIRQIDMMEYVVPPSAGSSAGLTGALAIAYRKLTRRWPAHWQISSSTASAMEHSVDA; encoded by the coding sequence ATGGATCAATCGGGACAACTGCTGGGCGGTATTGAAGCGGGGGGAACCAAGTTCCTGTGCGGCGTGACGGACATGGACGGCAATATCGTATCGCAGACGCGGATCAGCACGACTGATCCCGTCACCACTCTTGGATTGGTCGATGCCTTCTTTGAAAATGTCGGGGATAGGCATGGCCCCATAGCAGCCCTCTCGATCGGCAGCTTTGGCCCCTTGTCGCTTCAGCCGACGGCCAGCGATTATGGCGCGATCACATCCACGCCCAAAAAGGGGTGGCAGGACGTTCCCCTCGTCCGGCACTTTGAAAACACGCTCGATGTGCCGATCGCGATCGACACCGATGTCAATTGCGCGGCTGTCGGTGAACATCTTTTCGGCAGCGGTAAGGGTCTCGACACATTCGCCTATGTGACGGTCGGGACAGGGGTGGGCGTCGGCCTGTTCGTGAACAGCGCCCCTCATGGCGGCGCCAATCATCCCGAAGCAGGGCATATTCGCCTGCCTCGCGCGAAGGGTGACACCGATTTCGCGGGCATCTGTCCTTTCCACGGCGACTGTCTTGAAGGCATGACGAGCGGACCGGCCCTGGCCGCACGATGGGGACAGCCGGCAGAATCTCTACCCTATGATCATGACGGCTGGCGCATCGCGGCGGACTATATTGCAGGCCTCTGCGCGACGTTGACCTATGTCGTACGTCCTGATCGCATCATTCTGGGCGGCGGCGTGATGCAGTCCGCCAGCATGCATGAGCGGGTGCGACACGCTCTGATCCATCAATTGGCAGGCTATGACGCGAGCATAAGGCAAATCGATATGATGGAATATGTTGTGCCGCCGTCCGCAGGATCCTCTGCGGGACTGACGGGTGCGCTTGCGATCGCATACAGGAAGCTGACCCGGCGTTGGCCTGCCCATTGGCAGATATCGTCCTCGACGGCGTCCGCCATGGAGCATTCGGTCGATGCATGA
- the yajC gene encoding preprotein translocase subunit YajC: MFITPAFAQTAGGQASGAGILVQMAPLVLIFVVFYFLLIRPQQKKMKEHKAKIDAVKKGDQVITGGGLVGKVARVDEIYADIELAPGLKVKAVKSTLTEVIDPTTAKPAND, encoded by the coding sequence ATGTTCATTACCCCAGCCTTTGCCCAGACCGCGGGCGGGCAAGCTTCCGGCGCCGGAATCCTGGTGCAGATGGCGCCGCTGGTGCTGATCTTCGTCGTCTTCTATTTCCTGCTGATCCGTCCGCAGCAAAAGAAGATGAAGGAGCATAAGGCCAAGATCGACGCCGTGAAGAAGGGCGATCAGGTCATCACCGGTGGTGGCCTGGTCGGCAAGGTGGCGCGCGTGGACGAGATTTACGCCGATATCGAACTGGCGCCGGGCCTGAAGGTCAAGGCGGTCAAGTCGACCCTGACCGAGGTGATCGATCCGACCACCGCCAAGCCCGCGAACGACTGA
- a CDS encoding TonB-dependent receptor, giving the protein MKIKHCACVSASVAALLAATSAYGQSETPAAQARSDKSPKTDETRPVADAAGQADIVVTGVTEGTKKLDATFSITTISTSDITRLAPISTADLLANIPGIYSEGSTAGEASNNITVRGLPVTGGYRYAPQLIDGLPVFEEPEVPFMNNDIFIRADLMTERVEVVKGGPGGILYSNGLGATVNYVTRTGTQEFKAGYKVEVADYGFLRNDAFISGPINKNLTFAAGGFYRISDGIRDTGYTADKGGQIRANIVYTSDDGSTVIQGQGLYINDRTAFYQNIPFTVPRVDGPGTAENPIKLDQKTIEPLGIDFGSGTFASKFNRRFTQTGEYGSRDVDFADGIHPNFGIFTLKGSKELESGWKFTAGARYTTGSNGFNGLFTGNDTSTATNFLNVRLQNDVINPAYNAARACDLGNAKLIGFFNVPANGCQAFATISQQDFVSRYAKYTRISANRTNDGVAVGGSDYLNFLIPFIARTDAESASLDLQAQKSFELLGKHQITAGLYGARYKWDVNFQQSLLVSDVGKDAHLVDLTLVDAAGNQVGPSLTRGGAILESLGGFVTTSKSRNLAAYLLDHWETLDGRLKLDIGARYESRKIDLVRRDRNVITNLTPAGTIVGSTQDTTADNEAALPGANRVFNGTYDAVGWSIGGNYSISNPLAVYALISSSFRLPSLQDANDLGLSNSVVVNGAAVDASPVERILQLEGGARYFTRELDISAALFYNNFKPREFVNVYRDFQSASCAPAPGAVVQINQCPEVAERYRRGIRNVGTEIEVAWRPAALEGLELRGNVVLQNPKIRDANYTLTQEVRDTANVLTGYRFVTVGEDGRRPRRLPTVMLNVRPSFDFKPTTGVPVSIFAQGFYYGKRYSESTDFNVTQLQSYYIINAGAAVAINKNAFLQINVANLTNELSFTESDPVFFDLYSPDGTRNRGLGRPLFGRTFRASLNVSF; this is encoded by the coding sequence ATGAAGATCAAACACTGCGCCTGTGTCTCGGCGTCCGTAGCGGCCCTGCTGGCAGCCACGAGTGCCTATGGCCAATCAGAGACCCCTGCGGCGCAAGCGCGAAGCGACAAATCCCCTAAAACTGATGAGACCCGGCCAGTCGCCGACGCGGCGGGCCAGGCGGATATCGTCGTCACGGGCGTCACCGAAGGCACCAAGAAGCTTGATGCGACTTTCTCGATCACCACGATATCGACGAGCGACATTACGCGGCTGGCGCCGATCAGCACCGCAGACCTGCTCGCCAACATACCGGGCATCTACTCGGAAGGGAGCACGGCGGGCGAGGCCAGCAACAATATCACGGTCAGAGGCCTGCCAGTTACGGGTGGATATCGTTACGCACCGCAATTGATCGATGGGCTTCCGGTTTTCGAGGAGCCGGAAGTCCCGTTCATGAACAACGACATCTTCATTCGCGCGGATTTGATGACCGAGCGCGTCGAAGTGGTGAAGGGCGGCCCAGGCGGTATCCTCTATTCCAACGGCCTCGGCGCCACCGTCAACTATGTGACCCGCACGGGAACGCAGGAGTTCAAGGCGGGCTACAAGGTCGAGGTCGCGGATTACGGCTTCCTGCGCAACGATGCCTTCATATCAGGACCGATCAACAAGAATCTGACCTTTGCGGCCGGTGGCTTCTATCGCATTTCGGACGGTATTCGCGACACCGGCTACACCGCCGATAAAGGTGGCCAAATTCGCGCCAACATCGTCTACACCAGCGACGACGGCAGCACCGTGATCCAGGGCCAGGGGCTCTACATCAACGACCGAACGGCCTTCTATCAGAATATCCCGTTTACCGTGCCTCGGGTCGATGGTCCCGGCACTGCCGAAAACCCCATCAAGCTTGATCAGAAGACGATCGAGCCGCTTGGCATCGATTTTGGCAGCGGCACCTTTGCTTCCAAATTCAATCGCCGTTTCACGCAGACCGGCGAATATGGATCGCGCGATGTCGATTTCGCAGACGGCATTCACCCCAATTTCGGCATTTTCACCCTCAAGGGGTCCAAAGAACTGGAGTCTGGCTGGAAGTTCACGGCCGGTGCCCGCTATACGACGGGCAGCAACGGCTTCAACGGCCTGTTCACGGGCAACGACACGTCGACCGCCACGAATTTTCTGAACGTGCGGCTGCAGAATGACGTGATCAACCCGGCCTATAACGCGGCCCGCGCCTGCGATCTTGGCAACGCCAAATTGATCGGCTTCTTCAATGTGCCCGCTAATGGTTGTCAGGCGTTCGCGACTATCAGCCAGCAGGATTTCGTCAGCCGATACGCCAAATATACGCGTATCTCGGCCAACCGCACGAATGATGGTGTCGCCGTTGGTGGCTCGGACTATCTCAATTTCCTGATCCCCTTTATCGCGCGAACAGATGCGGAAAGCGCCTCGCTCGATCTGCAGGCGCAGAAGAGCTTTGAGCTCCTGGGCAAGCACCAGATCACGGCCGGCTTGTACGGCGCCCGGTATAAGTGGGACGTCAATTTCCAGCAGAGCCTGCTGGTATCGGACGTAGGTAAGGACGCGCACCTCGTCGATCTGACTTTGGTTGACGCGGCGGGCAATCAGGTAGGCCCCTCGTTGACACGCGGCGGCGCGATTCTCGAAAGCCTGGGCGGCTTCGTCACGACCTCCAAGTCGCGCAACCTTGCCGCCTATCTTCTGGATCATTGGGAAACTTTGGACGGACGGCTGAAGCTGGATATCGGTGCACGCTATGAAAGCCGGAAGATCGACCTGGTGCGTCGCGATCGCAACGTCATCACCAATCTGACGCCGGCCGGCACGATCGTGGGATCAACGCAGGACACGACTGCGGACAACGAAGCCGCCTTGCCGGGCGCGAACCGCGTTTTCAACGGCACCTATGATGCGGTCGGATGGTCGATCGGCGGCAACTATTCGATCAGCAACCCGCTGGCGGTCTATGCTCTTATATCCAGTTCCTTCCGGCTGCCGAGCCTGCAGGATGCCAACGACCTGGGCCTGAGCAACAGCGTCGTCGTGAATGGCGCAGCGGTCGATGCCAGCCCTGTCGAGCGCATCCTGCAACTGGAAGGCGGCGCGCGCTATTTTACGCGCGAACTCGATATCTCGGCTGCCTTATTCTACAATAATTTCAAGCCACGCGAGTTCGTCAACGTCTATCGCGATTTTCAAAGCGCGTCATGCGCGCCTGCCCCCGGCGCGGTGGTCCAGATCAATCAATGTCCCGAAGTGGCCGAACGCTATCGCAGGGGCATCCGCAATGTCGGCACCGAAATAGAGGTCGCATGGCGCCCGGCAGCGCTTGAAGGTCTGGAACTGCGCGGCAACGTCGTTCTCCAGAACCCCAAAATCCGCGATGCCAATTATACGCTTACCCAGGAAGTGCGCGATACCGCCAACGTCCTGACCGGATATCGCTTTGTGACCGTGGGCGAAGACGGCCGCCGTCCGCGGCGACTGCCGACCGTGATGCTCAACGTGCGCCCGTCGTTCGACTTCAAACCGACGACCGGCGTTCCCGTATCGATCTTCGCGCAGGGCTTCTATTACGGCAAGCGCTACTCGGAATCGACGGACTTTAACGTCACGCAACTCCAGTCCTACTATATCATCAACGCCGGGGCGGCCGTCGCGATCAACAAGAATGCGTTCCTGCAAATCAATGTCGCCAACCTGACCAACGAGTTGTCCTTCACGGAAAGCGATCCGGTCTTCTTCGACCTCTATTCGCCGGACGGGACACGCAACCGTGGCCTGGGTCGCCCACTATTTGGCCGAACCTTCCGCGCCAGCCTGAACGTCAGCTTCTGA
- the secF gene encoding protein translocase subunit SecF: MKLLKLVPDNTNIGFVAVRKWAFALTALLTVLAVGATAHKGLNLGVDFVGGLMIEAKFPQAVETDKVRATIGTLGVGESSLQQFGDPKTVQIRLPLPDQGGAGAANAVVEKTRQAMVAQFPGVTFSRYDTVSGKVSGELIQNGVLAVVLAILGIAVFSWFRYEWQFGVSTFVAIVHDVLMTLGFFAITQLEFDLNIIAAVLTIVGYSINDKMVIDDRIRENMRKYRKMDMKSLIDLSVNETLPRTVMTSVTILLALGALLLLGGHVLRGFTAAMMLGIIVGTYSSVYVSSSLLISLGLTPQTSELKASKKKGDYAGQAERVGPRETSRDNGAKP; encoded by the coding sequence ATGAAACTTCTCAAGCTCGTCCCCGACAACACCAATATCGGCTTCGTCGCGGTGCGGAAATGGGCGTTCGCCCTGACCGCGCTGCTGACGGTACTGGCCGTGGGCGCGACCGCGCATAAGGGCCTCAATCTGGGCGTCGATTTCGTCGGCGGCCTGATGATCGAGGCGAAATTCCCCCAAGCGGTCGAAACCGACAAGGTGCGCGCGACCATCGGCACGCTGGGCGTGGGCGAAAGCTCGCTCCAGCAGTTCGGCGATCCCAAGACGGTGCAGATTCGCCTGCCGCTGCCCGATCAGGGCGGCGCGGGCGCGGCCAACGCCGTGGTGGAAAAGACCCGGCAGGCGATGGTCGCGCAATTCCCCGGCGTCACTTTCTCCCGCTACGACACGGTGTCGGGCAAGGTGTCGGGCGAACTGATCCAGAATGGCGTGCTGGCCGTCGTGCTGGCGATCCTGGGTATCGCGGTGTTCAGCTGGTTCCGCTACGAATGGCAGTTCGGCGTCTCCACCTTCGTCGCGATCGTGCACGACGTGCTGATGACGCTGGGCTTCTTCGCGATCACCCAGCTGGAATTCGACCTCAACATCATCGCCGCCGTGCTGACGATCGTGGGCTATTCGATCAACGACAAGATGGTGATCGACGACCGTATCCGCGAGAATATGCGCAAATATCGCAAGATGGACATGAAGTCGCTGATCGACCTGTCGGTCAACGAAACGCTGCCGCGCACCGTGATGACGTCCGTCACGATCCTGCTGGCACTCGGCGCGCTGCTGCTACTGGGCGGCCATGTGCTGCGTGGCTTCACCGCCGCCATGATGCTGGGCATTATCGTGGGTACCTATTCGTCGGTCTATGTGTCGTCCTCGCTGCTGATCTCGCTGGGCCTGACCCCGCAGACGTCGGAATTGAAGGCGTCCAAGAAGAAGGGCGACTATGCAGGGCAGGCGGAGCGTGTCGGTCCCCGCGAAACGAGTCGTGACAATGGGGCGAAGCCCTGA
- a CDS encoding sugar porter family MFS transporter: MHEAQHPENRVTLAMILTAAGAALGGLLFGFDTAVISGTTSALQAQFALSDQALGFTVASALIGTVIGSLAAGAPADRFGRKPMLLTVAIAYVVSSLGTGLAPSWPTLLLFRFLGGLAIGAASVVTPIYIAEVAPAQYRGRLVALNQLNIVLGIVLAFLSNYVIASLFEPSIAWRWMFGIVTVPSLLFLIVTMLLPDSPRWLVGHGREEVARAVMTKLGFADPGREVAHIKAASVRAPASIAPRLFQPAYAAPVGCAIAIAMFNQLSGINALLYYAPRIFELAGAGADSAMLQSVAVGGTNLVFTILALFLIDRFGRKPLLYIGSILTAAALILVGAQLESPSPDGTLVLMGLLGFIAAFAVSQGAVIWVFISEVFPSAVRGKGQALGSTTHWVMAAAITWAFPVFAARLGGWVFGFFGAMMLLQFIWVWKFMPETNGVALEDMDLGRIH, encoded by the coding sequence ATGCATGAGGCGCAGCACCCGGAAAACCGCGTCACCCTGGCGATGATCCTCACCGCTGCGGGCGCAGCGCTGGGCGGCCTGCTCTTCGGCTTCGATACGGCCGTCATCTCGGGGACCACATCCGCGCTCCAGGCGCAGTTCGCATTGAGCGATCAGGCGCTGGGTTTCACCGTCGCGTCGGCGCTGATCGGGACGGTAATCGGATCGCTCGCAGCAGGTGCGCCAGCCGACCGTTTCGGACGGAAGCCCATGCTGCTGACGGTCGCCATCGCCTATGTCGTTTCGTCGCTCGGCACGGGTCTCGCGCCTTCCTGGCCGACATTGCTTCTGTTCCGCTTCCTGGGCGGCCTGGCGATCGGTGCCGCATCCGTCGTCACCCCCATCTACATCGCGGAGGTCGCGCCAGCCCAGTATCGGGGCAGGCTCGTCGCACTCAACCAGTTGAACATCGTGCTGGGCATCGTCCTCGCATTCTTGTCCAACTATGTCATCGCTTCGCTGTTCGAACCATCTATCGCCTGGCGGTGGATGTTCGGTATCGTCACCGTTCCTTCGCTTCTTTTCCTGATCGTGACGATGCTTCTGCCAGACAGCCCCCGCTGGCTGGTGGGGCATGGGCGGGAAGAGGTCGCGCGCGCGGTCATGACGAAGCTGGGCTTTGCCGATCCCGGCCGCGAGGTCGCCCACATAAAGGCCGCATCGGTCCGTGCACCTGCATCGATCGCGCCCCGCCTGTTCCAGCCCGCCTATGCCGCGCCGGTGGGATGCGCGATCGCGATCGCCATGTTCAACCAGTTGTCGGGCATCAACGCCCTTCTCTACTATGCCCCGCGCATCTTCGAGCTTGCAGGAGCAGGCGCCGATTCCGCCATGCTACAGTCGGTGGCGGTCGGCGGCACGAACCTTGTGTTCACGATACTCGCCCTCTTCCTGATTGATCGTTTCGGGCGCAAACCGCTACTTTATATCGGCTCCATTCTGACCGCCGCCGCGCTTATTCTTGTGGGTGCACAGCTGGAAAGCCCATCGCCCGATGGCACACTCGTGCTGATGGGACTGCTTGGCTTCATCGCCGCCTTCGCCGTTTCGCAGGGCGCCGTGATCTGGGTCTTCATTTCTGAAGTCTTCCCCAGCGCCGTTCGCGGCAAGGGACAGGCCTTGGGCAGCACCACGCACTGGGTCATGGCCGCAGCCATCACCTGGGCCTTCCCCGTCTTTGCCGCGCGGCTTGGCGGATGGGTGTTCGGTTTCTTCGGCGCGATGATGCTGCTTCAGTTTATCTGGGTATGGAAATTCATGCCGGAAACGAACGGCGTCGCTCTGGAGGATATGGACCTGGGGAGGATACATTGA
- a CDS encoding Mth938-like domain-containing protein translates to MVTGFQGRGFRVKDDVFPDGLLLSPVRALAWADAPGVDALTVAALGDLFATESRPEFLLLGTGAGLRQPPRAFVRAVEALGIGVEAMDSRAAARAWGVLRAEDRQIVAALLPL, encoded by the coding sequence ATCGTCACCGGCTTTCAGGGCCGGGGTTTCCGGGTGAAGGACGATGTCTTCCCCGATGGCCTACTGCTCAGCCCGGTGCGGGCGTTGGCCTGGGCCGATGCACCGGGCGTCGACGCCCTGACGGTGGCGGCGCTGGGCGACTTGTTCGCCACCGAATCCAGGCCTGAATTTCTGTTGCTGGGCACCGGCGCTGGATTGCGCCAGCCGCCGCGCGCTTTCGTCCGCGCCGTCGAAGCGCTGGGGATCGGCGTGGAGGCGATGGACAGCCGCGCTGCCGCCCGGGCCTGGGGTGTACTGCGCGCCGAAGACCGGCAGATCGTGGCGGCGTTGCTGCCGCTTTGA
- a CDS encoding glycoside hydrolase family 32 protein — protein MKRITALAIAAAIVLPSSVAAQPGWKAAPAFHFAPARNWMNDPNGLVYYDGEYHLFYQYNPYGDRWGHMSWGHAVSRDLVRWTELPVALAETDVMAFSGSAVIDWANSSGFGRNGKPPMIAFFTGFDPKTKNQSQYLAYSNDKGRTFTRYGKILDIGSTEFRDPKVFWHAPSHRWIMLVVRAVENKLSIYTSTDLKAWDHASDFGPAGARGKNWECPDLFELPVKNGTSGEKRWVLGINLGDGGVGGGSGGQYFVGSFDGRQFTPDPTWGSAPQWMDYGADFYAAVSWNDLPKDDARRIWIGWANDWRYANNIPTYPSRGLMSLPRTVDLIRTKDGYRIAQAPVRELTKFRGPRRIASNLSIGPTPVTLPVQGGRVEAIFDIDAHAAEQLVIALTDEAGYETLIGVNPAVNEVFVDRTRSGPHFHDAFPDRHIAPVDLSSGKVRLHVIVDESILELYINDGTKVITDRFFPAGSSLRWSAHARGHATISSLEGWELSVRTP, from the coding sequence TTGAAACGCATCACCGCGCTCGCCATCGCCGCCGCCATAGTCCTGCCGTCCAGCGTTGCCGCCCAGCCCGGATGGAAAGCAGCACCGGCATTCCATTTCGCGCCAGCACGCAACTGGATGAACGATCCCAACGGCCTCGTTTATTATGACGGCGAATATCACCTCTTCTACCAGTATAATCCCTATGGCGATCGCTGGGGACATATGAGCTGGGGACATGCGGTCAGCCGCGATCTTGTCCGTTGGACCGAATTGCCGGTTGCCCTGGCCGAAACCGATGTGATGGCATTTTCAGGCAGTGCTGTCATCGACTGGGCCAACAGCAGCGGCTTTGGTCGAAACGGCAAGCCGCCGATGATCGCCTTCTTCACAGGCTTCGATCCCAAGACGAAGAATCAGTCCCAATATCTGGCGTACAGCAACGACAAGGGACGGACCTTTACACGCTACGGCAAGATACTCGACATAGGGTCGACCGAGTTTCGCGATCCCAAGGTCTTTTGGCATGCGCCGTCCCATCGGTGGATCATGTTGGTCGTGCGGGCGGTCGAAAACAAGCTGTCCATCTACACATCCACGGATCTCAAGGCATGGGATCATGCCAGCGATTTCGGTCCGGCGGGCGCGCGTGGAAAGAATTGGGAATGCCCGGATCTTTTCGAACTGCCGGTAAAGAACGGAACGAGCGGCGAAAAGCGCTGGGTCCTCGGGATCAATCTGGGTGACGGTGGCGTCGGGGGCGGCTCGGGCGGCCAGTATTTCGTGGGCAGTTTCGACGGGCGTCAGTTCACACCCGATCCGACGTGGGGAAGCGCGCCGCAGTGGATGGACTATGGCGCAGACTTTTATGCTGCGGTGTCATGGAACGATCTTCCCAAGGATGACGCCCGTCGTATCTGGATCGGCTGGGCGAATGACTGGCGCTATGCGAACAATATTCCGACCTATCCGTCGCGCGGACTGATGTCGTTGCCCCGGACGGTTGATCTGATCCGGACAAAGGATGGCTATCGGATCGCCCAGGCGCCGGTGCGAGAACTCACGAAGTTTCGCGGCCCCCGGCGGATCGCCAGCAATCTGTCGATAGGCCCGACTCCGGTGACGCTGCCGGTTCAGGGTGGGCGGGTTGAGGCGATCTTCGATATCGACGCGCATGCGGCCGAGCAACTGGTCATCGCCCTTACCGATGAAGCCGGATATGAAACACTGATCGGCGTCAATCCGGCGGTCAATGAAGTCTTCGTGGATCGAACCAGGTCCGGCCCGCACTTTCACGATGCGTTTCCAGACCGGCACATCGCCCCGGTCGACCTCAGTTCCGGAAAGGTCAGGCTCCACGTCATCGTCGATGAATCCATTCTCGAACTCTACATCAACGATGGGACGAAGGTGATCACCGATCGGTTCTTTCCGGCAGGGAGCAGCTTGCGGTGGTCCGCCCACGCTCGCGGCCACGCCACTATATCGTCGCTCGAAGGATGGGAGTTGTCGGTCCGCACCCCATGA